In Chitinophaga nivalis, a single genomic region encodes these proteins:
- the rimO gene encoding 30S ribosomal protein S12 methylthiotransferase RimO yields the protein MKTKTLKKDKVNIITLGCSKNMVDSEVLSGQLLANDIDVVHESAKRDHNIVVVNTCGFIDKAKEESINTILEQVDLKQRGKLDKVYVTGCLSERYRGDLESEIAGVDAWFGTMELPLILKKFDADYKSELVGERLLSTPSHYAYLKIAEGCNRTCSFCAIPLMRGGHVSKPIEELVLEAEKLVKSGVKEIMLIAQELTYYGLDLYKQRRLGDLMRALAGVKGLEWIKLHYAYPTKFPMEILDVMNEFPNICKYLDMPLQHASNAMLKAMKRQITREEIEELVQAIRAKVPGICLRTTLIAGFPGETTEDVEELKGFLERMRFDRVGVFTYSHEEGTSAHELEDNISAEEKESRAQEIMEVQQEISLEKNQEKVGKIFKVIVDKKESGRYLARTEFDSVEVDNEVIINTTKRLKPGDFVEVRITKAFDYDLEGELV from the coding sequence TTGAAGACGAAAACTTTAAAGAAAGACAAGGTTAACATTATTACGCTTGGTTGTTCCAAGAACATGGTTGATTCAGAAGTCCTGAGTGGACAACTGCTGGCCAATGACATCGATGTAGTGCATGAAAGTGCCAAACGGGACCATAATATCGTAGTGGTAAACACCTGCGGCTTCATCGACAAAGCCAAAGAAGAATCCATCAATACTATTCTGGAACAGGTAGATCTGAAACAACGGGGTAAACTGGATAAAGTATACGTGACCGGCTGTTTAAGTGAACGTTACCGGGGCGACCTGGAATCTGAAATTGCAGGGGTAGACGCCTGGTTTGGTACCATGGAACTGCCGCTGATCCTGAAAAAATTCGACGCTGACTATAAATCAGAGCTGGTAGGTGAACGGTTACTCAGTACCCCTTCTCATTATGCCTATCTGAAAATCGCCGAAGGTTGTAACCGTACCTGTTCCTTCTGTGCCATCCCACTGATGCGTGGCGGACACGTTTCAAAACCCATCGAAGAACTGGTACTGGAAGCCGAAAAACTGGTGAAATCCGGTGTAAAGGAAATCATGCTCATTGCGCAGGAACTGACTTATTATGGTCTGGATCTCTACAAACAACGCCGCCTGGGGGATCTCATGCGGGCGCTTGCAGGGGTAAAAGGACTGGAGTGGATCAAACTGCATTATGCCTATCCTACCAAATTTCCGATGGAAATCCTGGATGTCATGAATGAATTCCCCAACATCTGCAAGTACCTGGATATGCCACTCCAGCATGCCTCCAACGCTATGCTGAAAGCAATGAAACGCCAGATTACAAGAGAAGAGATTGAAGAACTGGTGCAGGCGATCCGCGCCAAAGTACCGGGTATCTGCTTACGTACTACGTTGATTGCCGGCTTCCCGGGTGAAACCACAGAAGATGTGGAAGAGCTGAAAGGTTTCCTGGAACGAATGCGTTTTGACAGAGTAGGTGTATTCACCTATAGTCACGAAGAAGGCACCAGCGCCCATGAACTGGAGGATAATATCTCTGCCGAAGAAAAAGAAAGCAGGGCACAGGAAATCATGGAAGTGCAACAGGAAATTTCTTTGGAGAAAAACCAGGAAAAAGTAGGGAAGATCTTTAAAGTAATAGTAGATAAAAAAGAATCCGGCAGATACCTTGCCCGTACCGAGTTCGATTCTGTGGAAGTAGACAACGAAGTGATCATCAATACCACCAAACGCCTGAAACCCGGTGATTTCGTGGAAGTACGTATCACTAAAGCGTTTGATTACGACCTGGAAGGTGAGCTGGTATAA
- a CDS encoding cupin-like domain-containing protein yields MIVKHIDRVDNITPAEFKENYYKPRKPVVITAGGLSKNWQAHDKWTWDYFKSVVGDKMVGVYNNERAGANTLVNGADDYIAFGDYLDMIQRGPVKLRIFLFNIFQHVPQLVEDFTWPDILASGFLKKYPMLFVGGAGSIAHMHYDIDLSHIFHTQFLGRKRVLLLENKQSPYIYRMPFTVESAASFVNWHEELDTEQFPALKYAQGHTTILHHGDTLFMPGGYWHHMEYMDGGFAMSLRALDPTLTGKLNGLYHLVGLRGMNNLMIKMAPEWWYHYKRKKARDRAEKLLKSVQ; encoded by the coding sequence ATGATAGTAAAACACATAGACCGAGTTGATAACATTACACCAGCAGAATTCAAAGAGAACTATTACAAACCCCGTAAGCCTGTTGTGATTACAGCAGGAGGCTTAAGTAAAAACTGGCAGGCTCATGACAAATGGACATGGGATTATTTTAAATCTGTCGTAGGGGACAAAATGGTGGGTGTTTACAATAATGAACGCGCCGGCGCCAATACCCTGGTAAATGGAGCAGATGACTATATCGCCTTCGGCGATTACCTGGATATGATCCAGCGCGGCCCGGTAAAATTGCGCATTTTCCTTTTCAACATTTTTCAGCATGTACCCCAACTGGTGGAAGACTTTACCTGGCCGGATATCCTCGCTTCCGGTTTTCTGAAAAAATACCCGATGTTATTTGTGGGCGGAGCAGGTTCAATCGCACATATGCATTATGATATTGACCTGTCGCATATCTTCCATACCCAGTTCCTGGGGCGTAAAAGAGTATTGTTACTGGAAAACAAGCAGTCCCCTTATATTTACCGGATGCCCTTTACGGTAGAGAGCGCGGCCAGCTTTGTCAACTGGCATGAAGAGCTCGATACGGAACAGTTTCCGGCATTAAAATATGCCCAGGGGCATACCACGATTCTGCATCACGGCGATACGCTGTTTATGCCGGGTGGCTACTGGCACCATATGGAATATATGGATGGCGGATTTGCGATGAGTCTGCGGGCACTGGACCCTACCTTAACCGGTAAGCTGAATGGTTTGTATCATTTGGTAGGATTAAGGGGGATGAATAACCTGATGATCAAAATGGCTCCCGAATGGTGGTATCACTATAAGCGTAAAAAAGCCCGTGATCGTGCAGAAAAGCTACTGAAATCGGTGCAGTAA
- the ftsY gene encoding signal recognition particle-docking protein FtsY translates to MSFFNRLFSREKKENLDQGLQKTKESFLSKIGRAIAGKSTVDTEVLDNLEDALVSADVGVETTVKIIDRIEQRVAKDKYLGTGELNRMLQEEIAALLVDAPDSGFRDFDVPAGKKPYVIMVVGVNGVGKTTTIGKLAYNFKKAGKSVLLGAADTFRAAAVDQLTIWSDRAGVPIVKQQMGSDPGAVAFDTVQSGAARDVDVIIIDTAGRLHNKLHLMDELGKIKRVMKKVIPDAPHEVLLVLDGSTGQNAVEQARQFTAATEVTALAITKLDGTAKGGVVLAIANQFKIPVKYIGIGEKMEDLQVFNKEAFVDSLFSINN, encoded by the coding sequence ATGAGCTTTTTCAACAGACTATTTTCCAGGGAAAAGAAGGAAAATCTGGATCAGGGTTTACAAAAAACCAAAGAGAGCTTTCTCAGCAAAATAGGACGCGCCATTGCCGGTAAATCAACTGTAGATACGGAAGTGTTGGATAACCTGGAAGATGCTTTGGTATCTGCTGATGTAGGCGTGGAAACAACTGTAAAAATCATTGACCGCATTGAACAACGGGTAGCGAAAGATAAGTATCTGGGAACCGGTGAGTTGAACAGAATGTTGCAGGAAGAAATCGCCGCATTGCTGGTAGATGCCCCGGATAGCGGTTTCCGTGACTTTGATGTGCCCGCTGGCAAAAAACCTTATGTTATCATGGTGGTAGGGGTAAACGGTGTTGGTAAAACCACGACTATCGGTAAACTCGCCTATAATTTCAAAAAAGCCGGTAAATCTGTATTACTGGGTGCGGCGGATACTTTCCGCGCTGCGGCTGTAGATCAGCTGACGATCTGGAGTGACCGTGCCGGTGTACCGATTGTAAAACAACAAATGGGATCTGACCCGGGTGCTGTAGCTTTTGATACCGTACAAAGCGGTGCTGCCAGAGATGTGGATGTTATTATCATTGATACAGCTGGTCGTTTACACAACAAGCTGCACCTGATGGACGAGCTGGGTAAAATTAAGCGCGTGATGAAAAAAGTGATTCCGGATGCCCCGCATGAAGTGCTGCTGGTACTGGATGGATCTACCGGACAAAACGCCGTAGAACAGGCCCGTCAGTTCACTGCAGCAACGGAAGTAACAGCATTGGCCATTACCAAACTCGATGGTACTGCAAAAGGTGGCGTGGTATTGGCTATAGCCAATCAGTTCAAAATCCCGGTGAAGTATATCGGTATCGGCGAAAAAATGGAAGATCTGCAGGTGTTTAACAAAGAAGCTTTTGTAGATTCTCTTTTCAGTATAAATAATTGA
- a CDS encoding DUF4295 domain-containing protein, with protein MAKAASKNSKVKDAKAAAESKVWTKVVKAVRSPKTGAYTFKEAIVHKDKVLEHINQK; from the coding sequence ATGGCAAAAGCAGCTTCAAAGAACTCGAAGGTAAAAGATGCTAAAGCAGCAGCGGAATCGAAAGTGTGGACTAAAGTAGTAAAAGCAGTACGTTCTCCAAAAACTGGTGCGTATACTTTTAAAGAGGCTATCGTGCATAAGGATAAAGTGCTGGAGCACATTAACCAAAAGTAA
- the rpmG gene encoding 50S ribosomal protein L33: protein MAKKGNRVQVILECTEHKTTGLPGTSRYISNKNKKNTPERLELKKYNPILRKVTVHKEIK, encoded by the coding sequence ATGGCAAAAAAAGGTAATAGAGTACAGGTAATTCTGGAATGCACAGAGCATAAGACCACTGGTCTGCCCGGAACTTCCCGTTACATCTCTAACAAGAATAAGAAAAATACTCCTGAACGTCTGGAGTTGAAAAAGTACAATCCTATTTTAAGGAAAGTTACTGTACATAAAGAAATTAAATAG
- the rpmB gene encoding 50S ribosomal protein L28 — protein sequence MARVCQVTGKKPITGHHVSFSNIKTKRRFLPNLQKKRFFLAEEDKWISLKVSADGLRTINKRGLYAVVKELRAAGQEI from the coding sequence ATGGCAAGAGTATGTCAGGTGACAGGAAAGAAGCCGATTACAGGTCACCATGTTTCCTTCTCCAACATTAAGACAAAGAGACGGTTTCTACCTAACCTGCAGAAAAAACGTTTTTTCCTGGCGGAAGAAGACAAGTGGATATCTTTAAAAGTATCTGCTGACGGTTTAAGAACCATCAACAAGAGAGGTTTGTATGCAGTAGTGAAAGAATTACGTGCTGCAGGTCAGGAAATTTAA
- a CDS encoding carboxymuconolactone decarboxylase family protein, with translation MFASTNQDTAVQLLEVVGLNEWPVSEKLQSLVSTDARYLKDLKINVTNSIGAATLSKKEAYMIGLAVAVNEKHAALEASFTKLAVQEGANEKELAEVISCTSLMNANNVFYRFRHFVNKEFYTATPAGIRMSIMANPVLGKEFFELLSLVVSALNGCEMCVTSHEEALQKHGTEQQRILEAVRLGAVLRSLVVLL, from the coding sequence ATGTTTGCATCTACAAATCAGGATACAGCGGTACAATTGCTGGAAGTAGTGGGATTGAATGAATGGCCGGTATCAGAAAAACTGCAGTCGTTGGTAAGCACCGATGCACGTTACCTGAAAGATCTGAAGATAAATGTGACCAATTCGATTGGAGCAGCTACCCTGTCTAAAAAAGAGGCTTACATGATAGGTCTGGCAGTGGCCGTAAATGAGAAGCATGCCGCGTTGGAAGCATCGTTTACCAAACTGGCTGTACAGGAAGGCGCGAATGAAAAGGAACTGGCTGAGGTCATTAGTTGTACTTCACTGATGAATGCCAATAACGTGTTTTATCGTTTCCGGCATTTTGTGAATAAGGAATTTTATACCGCTACTCCTGCGGGCATCCGGATGAGCATTATGGCTAACCCGGTTTTAGGAAAGGAGTTTTTTGAATTGTTGAGTTTGGTGGTATCTGCGCTGAATGGCTGTGAAATGTGTGTAACTTCTCATGAAGAAGCATTACAGAAACATGGAACAGAACAGCAGCGGATATTGGAAGCGGTGAGATTGGGGGCTGTATTACGCAGTCTGGTAGTATTATTATAA
- a CDS encoding peroxiredoxin, with protein MKNVILSVGSAFPEFKKTAVVSIEKGKEFYELSSEELKSSGKWMVMFWWPKDFTFVCPTEIAEFNKHAQDFTDRDAILIGASTDSEFVHAAWRRDHEDLRGLQFPMLADTSKSLATELGILEVNEKVAYRATYIVDPEGIVRWVSLYDLSVGRNVKEVLRVLDALQTDELCPCNWNKGEATLAV; from the coding sequence ATGAAGAATGTTATTTTATCCGTAGGGTCAGCGTTTCCCGAATTCAAAAAAACAGCGGTTGTTTCAATAGAAAAAGGCAAAGAATTTTACGAGCTGTCTTCTGAAGAGCTGAAAAGTTCCGGAAAATGGATGGTGATGTTTTGGTGGCCTAAGGATTTCACTTTTGTTTGTCCTACCGAAATTGCTGAATTTAACAAACATGCACAGGATTTCACTGACCGTGATGCAATCCTGATTGGTGCTTCTACTGACAGTGAGTTTGTACACGCTGCATGGAGAAGAGATCATGAAGATCTGCGTGGTCTGCAGTTCCCGATGCTGGCTGATACATCTAAATCCCTGGCTACTGAACTGGGTATCCTGGAAGTAAATGAAAAAGTTGCTTACCGTGCTACCTACATCGTAGATCCGGAAGGTATTGTACGTTGGGTTTCCCTGTACGACCTGTCTGTAGGCCGTAACGTGAAAGAAGTACTGCGTGTACTGGATGCACTGCAAACAGATGAGCTGTGCCCTTGCAACTGGAATAAAGGCGAAGCTACCCTGGCGGTATAA
- the bshB1 gene encoding bacillithiol biosynthesis deacetylase BshB1, protein MKLDILAIAVHPDDVELGCAGTLMVHAQQGMKVGVVDLTRGELGTRGTPELREQEAQDAAKIMGLEVRENLGLADGFFRNDTMEQLAIIAAIRKFQPDIVLANAMDDRHPDHGRAGKLIADSCFLAGLRKVITKGADGQEQAAWRPKQVFHFLQDRYHEPDFVVDITPVMEKKLDAIRSFSSQFLAAKDHEPQTYISGSGFFDSVIYRAKMLGKMVGVAYAEGYTSAKMVGIRNFADLINEVT, encoded by the coding sequence ATGAAACTGGATATACTGGCTATTGCTGTGCACCCTGATGACGTAGAGCTGGGGTGTGCAGGCACATTGATGGTGCATGCGCAGCAAGGCATGAAAGTAGGCGTTGTGGATCTCACCCGGGGAGAACTGGGCACGCGGGGTACACCTGAGCTTCGGGAACAGGAAGCACAGGACGCCGCAAAGATCATGGGACTGGAAGTAAGAGAAAACCTGGGGCTGGCAGACGGCTTTTTCAGGAATGATACGATGGAGCAGCTGGCGATTATTGCCGCTATCCGTAAGTTCCAGCCAGACATTGTACTGGCCAATGCGATGGATGACCGCCATCCGGATCACGGCCGCGCCGGTAAACTGATTGCCGACAGCTGTTTTCTGGCCGGATTGCGGAAAGTGATTACCAAAGGAGCCGATGGGCAGGAGCAGGCTGCCTGGCGGCCGAAGCAGGTATTTCATTTCCTGCAGGACCGCTACCACGAACCTGATTTTGTAGTAGATATTACACCGGTAATGGAAAAGAAGCTGGATGCTATCCGGAGTTTCAGTTCCCAGTTTCTGGCTGCCAAAGATCATGAGCCGCAAACCTATATTTCGGGCAGTGGTTTCTTTGATAGCGTGATATACCGGGCTAAAATGCTGGGTAAGATGGTAGGAGTGGCGTATGCGGAAGGTTATACTTCTGCCAAGATGGTGGGGATCCGGAATTTTGCCGACCTGATTAATGAGGTAACCTGA